A window of Borrelia sp. A-FGy1 contains these coding sequences:
- a CDS encoding YebC/PmpR family DNA-binding transcriptional regulator: protein MSGHSKWSTIKRKKAILDTKRNKTFTKLIREISISAKMGGSDIDSNPRLRVAVNKARVSNMPKDNIEKAIKKGIGDNTGNEYFELIYEAYAPYGVALMIMCLTDNKNRTASDIRNVLTKGGGSLGAPGSVSYMFHRKGLISYSLNKYSEGEIIELALEAGAEDILSEESEVEVITSAENFEIILSILKTKFEEEMAEIVLIPENKISLNKDQVDKVFTIVEKLEDFDDVQEVIHNLEDSDVFD, encoded by the coding sequence ATGTCTGGACATAGTAAATGGTCAACTATAAAGAGAAAAAAAGCTATTCTTGATACTAAAAGGAATAAAACTTTTACTAAATTGATTAGGGAAATAAGCATTTCTGCCAAGATGGGCGGGAGTGATATTGATTCTAATCCTAGATTAAGGGTTGCTGTTAATAAGGCAAGAGTATCTAATATGCCTAAAGATAATATTGAAAAAGCAATTAAAAAAGGTATTGGAGATAATACAGGCAATGAGTATTTTGAACTTATTTATGAAGCTTATGCTCCTTATGGAGTAGCTTTAATGATTATGTGTTTGACTGATAATAAAAATAGAACAGCAAGTGATATAAGAAATGTACTTACAAAGGGAGGCGGCTCTCTTGGAGCTCCTGGTTCTGTATCTTATATGTTTCATAGGAAAGGTTTAATTTCTTATAGTTTAAATAAATATTCTGAAGGTGAAATAATTGAGCTTGCATTAGAGGCGGGAGCAGAAGATATTTTGAGTGAAGAATCTGAGGTAGAGGTGATAACAAGTGCTGAAAATTTTGAAATAATTTTGTCTATTTTAAAAACTAAGTTTGAAGAAGAAATGGCAGAGATTGTACTTATTCCTGAAAATAAAATTTCTTTAAATAAAGATCAGGTTGATAAAGTATTTACTATTGTTGAAAAATTGGAAGATTTTGATGATGTACAGGAAGTTATACATAACTTGGAAGATTCTGATGTTTTTGATTGA
- a CDS encoding bifunctional 5,10-methylenetetrahydrofolate dehydrogenase/5,10-methenyltetrahydrofolate cyclohydrolase — MTNIFDGKHFARKYYLLLKKFLEEYDLVNKISLKVILANDNPSCRLYVAIKEKVSKEIGINFCVIKLGNKTEQDNILKLIETENLNEDTDGIIVQLPLLNEINVNMVLNKIVHTKDVDGLSAINLGKLVLGDKKGFIPCTALAVLKVLFDEKIETSGKTVVVIGRSALVGRPISILLSCKPYNSTVITCHSKSTYLDVYVRQADIIISAVGKPKLINLNMISGNPYVIDIGISEVKIEGISILTGDADFESIKEHVKFITPVRGGIGPVTVLMLMFNTIKAYLISHDKLEVLEKLEKLVEV; from the coding sequence TTGACCAATATTTTTGATGGTAAACATTTTGCGAGGAAATATTATTTGTTATTGAAAAAGTTTTTAGAAGAATATGATTTGGTAAATAAGATTTCTTTAAAAGTTATTTTGGCAAATGATAATCCCTCATGTAGGCTTTATGTTGCTATTAAAGAAAAAGTATCAAAAGAAATTGGTATTAATTTTTGTGTTATTAAGTTGGGCAATAAAACAGAACAAGATAATATTTTGAAGTTGATTGAAACTGAGAATTTAAATGAAGATACAGATGGAATTATTGTTCAACTACCTCTTTTGAATGAAATAAATGTAAATATGGTTTTAAATAAAATAGTGCATACAAAGGATGTTGATGGACTTTCTGCTATTAATTTGGGCAAATTAGTTTTGGGTGATAAAAAAGGATTTATTCCTTGTACAGCTCTTGCTGTACTTAAAGTTTTATTTGATGAGAAAATAGAAACTTCTGGTAAAACTGTTGTTGTAATTGGGAGAAGTGCCCTTGTTGGAAGGCCTATTTCTATCTTACTTTCTTGCAAACCTTATAATTCGACTGTGATTACATGTCATAGTAAGAGTACTTATTTGGATGTTTATGTTAGGCAAGCAGATATTATTATTTCTGCTGTAGGAAAGCCTAAGTTAATTAATCTAAATATGATTTCTGGCAATCCTTATGTTATTGATATTGGTATTTCTGAGGTAAAAATTGAAGGTATTAGTATTTTAACTGGAGATGCAGACTTTGAGTCAATAAAAGAGCATGTTAAGTTTATTACTCCTGTAAGAGGTGGAATTGGTCCTGTTACAGTACTTATGTTAATGTTTAATACAATTAAAGCATATTTGATTAGTCATGATAAGCTTGAAGTATTGGAAAAATTGGAAAAATTGGTGGAGGTTTAG
- a CDS encoding DUF188 domain-containing protein — MLDKIFVDADSCSLKIIKFLQNFVLNRKVELILVSNKSLHLSSTRNTVFKVVRYVDSFILELVNKDSIVITRDILFAKCLLNLEIKVINDEGKIFNTDNINYLYFRSNMNNNLGLIKVKKYFNYEFSRNRYSNFAMNFHRLFFS; from the coding sequence TTGTTAGATAAGATTTTTGTTGATGCTGATTCTTGTAGTTTAAAAATAATAAAATTTTTGCAAAATTTTGTGCTTAATAGAAAGGTAGAACTTATTTTAGTTTCAAATAAATCTTTACATTTAAGTAGTACTAGAAATACTGTTTTTAAAGTTGTAAGGTATGTAGATTCTTTCATTTTAGAATTAGTCAATAAGGATAGTATTGTAATAACAAGAGATATACTATTTGCTAAGTGTCTTTTGAATTTAGAAATTAAAGTTATCAATGATGAAGGAAAAATTTTTAATACAGATAATATAAATTATTTATACTTTAGATCTAATATGAACAATAATTTAGGGCTTATTAAAGTAAAAAAATATTTTAATTATGAGTTTAGTAGAAATAGATATTCAAATTTTGCAATGAATTTTCATCGTTTATTCTTTAGTTAA
- the lepB gene encoding signal peptidase I → MATYLAFEQRLLRKKRRKKFFNFILLFLIINYLFTKFFIQIFTFQGKEMSPLIEENHSLIFISGYLRAFFVPFREDNIVLYEDLTLEGNIFLDFFRDLFCLNKIFNIKKYSISRIVATWGDLVYVKGFDVLVNRISNNSFYLNGKFINNYRLNDFFKSNQPVKCFALKKNEFFLLNENLEILNDSRTVGPVNKEKIKSFLVLKILDYKIVR, encoded by the coding sequence ATGGCTACTTATTTAGCTTTTGAACAAAGACTTTTAAGAAAAAAACGAAGAAAAAAATTTTTTAATTTTATTTTGCTATTTTTAATAATAAATTATTTGTTTACGAAGTTTTTTATACAAATTTTTACTTTTCAAGGTAAAGAAATGTCACCTTTAATAGAAGAAAACCATAGTTTAATTTTTATTTCAGGGTATTTAAGAGCTTTTTTTGTACCTTTTAGAGAGGATAATATTGTCCTTTATGAGGATTTAACTTTAGAGGGCAACATTTTTTTAGATTTTTTCAGAGATTTATTTTGTTTGAATAAAATTTTTAATATAAAAAAATATAGTATATCGAGAATAGTTGCTACTTGGGGAGACTTAGTTTATGTTAAAGGTTTTGATGTCTTAGTTAATAGGATAAGTAATAATTCTTTTTATTTAAATGGTAAGTTCATAAATAATTATAGGTTAAATGATTTTTTTAAATCTAATCAACCAGTTAAATGCTTTGCTTTAAAAAAGAATGAATTTTTTCTCTTAAATGAGAATTTGGAAATTTTGAATGATTCTAGGACAGTAGGGCCTGTTAATAAAGAAAAAATAAAATCTTTTTTAGTTTTAAAGATATTGGATTATAAAATTGTTAGATAA